One part of the Caldicoprobacter guelmensis genome encodes these proteins:
- a CDS encoding ZIP family metal transporter → MTNWLTPQNLTLIGLLASLAAGLSAGLGAIPVFFTKKIPDKISNAMLGFAAGVMLAATSFSLVVPAIEKSGGGINGAVTILLGIVLGGVFLDYIDKTLPHFHAVTGMEGKNKGLSRIWLFIIAITIHNFPEGLAVGAGFGGFDYANGFALAIGIGVHNMPEGLAVAMALKMQENTTPAKAFGVALLTGLVEPVGALFGLALTQLARPILPLTLAFAAGAMLFVISDEIIPETHRRGFQRIATYGVLIGFAIMTILDTIIR, encoded by the coding sequence ATGACTAATTGGCTGACACCACAAAACCTCACTTTAATTGGACTGCTTGCTAGCCTAGCAGCTGGCTTAAGTGCCGGTTTAGGAGCCATACCAGTATTTTTCACAAAAAAGATCCCAGATAAAATCAGCAATGCCATGCTGGGATTTGCCGCTGGAGTAATGTTGGCTGCCACCTCCTTCAGCCTGGTGGTACCCGCCATAGAAAAGAGTGGAGGCGGTATCAATGGAGCAGTCACCATCTTGTTAGGTATCGTACTAGGGGGTGTATTTTTAGATTACATAGATAAGACACTACCACACTTCCATGCAGTAACAGGGATGGAAGGTAAAAATAAAGGCTTAAGTCGGATTTGGCTATTTATAATCGCCATTACCATCCATAACTTCCCTGAAGGGCTTGCAGTAGGGGCAGGCTTTGGTGGCTTTGATTATGCTAACGGATTTGCACTCGCCATAGGAATAGGCGTACATAACATGCCCGAGGGTTTAGCAGTAGCTATGGCCCTTAAAATGCAAGAAAATACAACACCGGCAAAGGCATTTGGAGTAGCGCTCCTGACGGGACTGGTAGAACCAGTAGGTGCGCTGTTTGGTTTGGCACTCACTCAACTCGCACGCCCCATACTGCCGCTTACATTGGCATTTGCAGCTGGAGCCATGCTGTTTGTAATAAGCGACGAGATTATACCCGAAACTCACAGGCGGGGTTTCCAGCGCATTGCCACCTATGGCGTGCTCATAGGCTTTGCCATTATGACTATTTTGGATACCATTATAAGGTGA
- a CDS encoding DUF503 domain-containing protein, whose amino-acid sequence MVIGVCKVNLLIEEAFSLKEKRRILKSLIERLQSRFNASVAEVGLNDKWQSAVLGIACVSNEGQHVDRMLSNIIEFVENDSRVFITDFSTEKIYI is encoded by the coding sequence ATGGTAATCGGCGTTTGCAAGGTAAACCTACTTATAGAAGAAGCCTTCTCCTTAAAAGAAAAAAGGCGCATATTAAAAAGCCTGATAGAGCGCCTTCAAAGCCGATTTAACGCTTCCGTTGCGGAAGTAGGACTTAACGACAAATGGCAAAGCGCAGTCCTGGGCATAGCGTGCGTGTCCAACGAAGGGCAACACGTAGACAGAATGCTATCCAACATTATAGAGTTTGTCGAAAACGATAGCCGCGTCTTCATCACCGATTTTAGTACAGAAAAGATATATATATGA
- the argC gene encoding N-acetyl-gamma-glutamyl-phosphate reductase — translation MIKVSVIGATGYAGIELVRLLYSHPHVQLIHLVSQSFAEQPISHVYPNFKGLLDKACSKLDIDKIADESDVVFTSLPHGISNNVIPALYDKGKKVIDLSGDFRYKSVEVYEKWYGTRHVRPDLLQTSVYGLPELHREEIKKARLIGNPGCYPTCAILGLAPLVKHELIDLNSIIIDAKSGATGAGREPSQGLHFCEVDENVKAYKVATHRHTSEIEQELSILAQKEVILSFTPHLLPVKRGILSTIYANLKAPLSFDAVYNLYNEFYANEPFIVLHPEGSLPEIKYVNGSNNCHIGFVTDKRTHRIVVVAAIDNLIKGAGGQAVQNMNILFGLEETAGLRNPGWYL, via the coding sequence TTGATAAAAGTAAGTGTTATCGGTGCAACTGGATATGCCGGCATAGAGCTGGTAAGACTGCTTTATTCCCACCCACATGTACAGCTTATTCATCTCGTATCCCAGAGTTTTGCCGAGCAGCCTATATCACATGTTTACCCAAATTTTAAAGGGTTGCTTGATAAGGCTTGTAGCAAGCTCGATATCGATAAAATTGCTGATGAGAGTGATGTAGTATTTACCTCACTGCCTCACGGAATTTCAAACAACGTAATTCCGGCTCTGTACGACAAAGGCAAAAAAGTGATCGACTTAAGCGGGGATTTCAGATACAAATCAGTCGAGGTATATGAAAAATGGTATGGCACTCGTCACGTACGCCCAGACCTGCTGCAAACATCGGTATACGGGCTTCCGGAATTGCACAGGGAGGAAATCAAAAAAGCCAGACTGATAGGCAACCCCGGCTGCTATCCTACATGTGCCATATTGGGGCTCGCTCCACTGGTAAAGCATGAGCTAATCGATTTAAATTCCATCATCATTGACGCCAAATCCGGAGCAACAGGAGCGGGCAGGGAGCCGTCACAGGGCCTTCATTTTTGCGAAGTGGATGAAAACGTAAAAGCATACAAGGTGGCAACCCATCGCCACACCTCCGAAATAGAGCAAGAACTCAGCATACTTGCTCAAAAGGAGGTCATACTATCCTTCACCCCGCATCTTTTGCCTGTAAAACGGGGAATTTTAAGCACTATATACGCCAACTTAAAAGCACCTTTGAGCTTTGATGCTGTTTATAACCTATATAATGAGTTTTATGCTAACGAGCCTTTTATAGTCCTCCATCCAGAAGGAAGTCTCCCCGAAATCAAGTATGTAAACGGCTCAAACAACTGCCATATCGGGTTCGTAACCGATAAACGCACCCACCGGATAGTAGTCGTGGCAGCAATAGACAACCTCATAAAAGGCGCAGGAGGGCAAGCTGTACAAAACATGAATATACTCTTTGGCCTGGAAGAGACTGCCGGATTGCGTAATCCTGGATGGTATCTGTAA
- a CDS encoding alpha-mannosidase, whose protein sequence is MSLSPEWRHRILRWKDELTRHFYIPLDEIEWEGFITKQQLTYQEALKGNFSPMPEGTRWGAKWEYGWFRSTITLPNEAAGKRIVLKVDVGGESAIYVNGVNAGAKDNEHHEVTLTMNGVPGQRYEILVEAYAGHGPRVASVGPTPPGRVTVPEPGPTQAVVGKSTYGIWEEEVYQLWLDVQTLFEVRENLDPNSLRVAEIDAGLKDFTLIVDFELPYDEMMKTIRAGRERLKPLLECVNGSTAPLLFAFGHSHIDVAWLWPLAETERKCARTFATQLALMEEYPEYKFLQSQPHLYMMVKKHYPELYERIKEAVKRGQFIPEGGMWVEADTNISGGESLIRQFIHGKRFFKEEFGIDSQLCWLPDVFGYSAALPQIMKGCGIKYFSTQKIFWGAYTGGEPFPYNTFIWEGIDGSEILVHLHNDYNSHTNPATLIQRWNERVQKDGISTRLLPFGYGDGGGGPTRDHLEYLRRCKDLEGVPRTKICHPLEFFYDLEKRGFPQHRYVGELYFQAHRGTYTSQARTKRGNRKSEIALREAEMWGATARALKGYAFPLQTVDQAWKTVLLNQFHDILPGSSIQRVYEEAEADYEKVISTAKKIAQEAASSLLDKTSEKAITIFNSLSWNRAVIVSLPKEFEGAVLADGQPLPIQQSEDGLLAEVEVPSCGWITLYPGRAKTVENTLKITSHSMENEFLRIKFNDKGEIVSIFDKEANVELAGGPCNSFKMYKDVPSHWDAWDIDSMYSLTPVELNEPASFEVVSQGPLMAILRVTRKLNNSHMTQDIILRRNSRRVDFVTTIDWQESHKLLKVAFPVNIHTNEGVHEIQFGHLKRPNHKSRPFDADRFEVCNHKWTALMEENRGFAVLNDCKYGVNTLGNSINLTLLRAPLAPDMNADKGIQHFTYSFYAWNGSFAESDVIREAYDLNCPVTVVNGAAEKSASLFSLDAANIILETVKAPEDGSNDLILRLYEAKRTATRCTLSVAFPIAGAEQTDMLENTEKELTVQDNKIELNFRPFEIKTIRLKLSQMAPQ, encoded by the coding sequence ATGTCTTTAAGCCCTGAATGGAGACACAGGATATTAAGGTGGAAAGATGAGCTCACACGTCACTTCTACATACCCCTAGATGAAATCGAGTGGGAAGGTTTTATTACAAAGCAGCAACTCACCTATCAAGAAGCACTAAAAGGAAATTTTTCTCCCATGCCAGAGGGTACAAGATGGGGTGCAAAGTGGGAATACGGTTGGTTTAGGAGCACCATAACCCTGCCAAACGAAGCAGCAGGAAAGCGCATCGTTCTGAAAGTCGACGTTGGAGGCGAAAGTGCCATATATGTAAATGGTGTAAATGCAGGAGCAAAAGACAATGAGCATCATGAAGTCACATTGACAATGAATGGTGTTCCAGGGCAGCGATACGAAATATTGGTAGAGGCTTATGCCGGTCACGGCCCCAGAGTAGCAAGTGTAGGTCCCACACCTCCGGGACGCGTAACCGTTCCCGAACCCGGCCCCACTCAAGCTGTAGTGGGGAAAAGTACTTATGGCATCTGGGAAGAAGAAGTCTACCAGCTGTGGCTTGATGTGCAAACCTTGTTTGAGGTACGCGAAAACTTGGATCCTAATTCATTAAGGGTAGCCGAAATTGACGCCGGTCTAAAAGATTTTACTCTAATAGTAGACTTTGAGTTGCCATATGATGAAATGATGAAAACCATTCGCGCTGGAAGAGAGCGTCTAAAACCCCTCTTGGAGTGCGTCAACGGTTCGACTGCTCCCCTTTTGTTTGCATTTGGACATTCACACATAGATGTAGCTTGGCTGTGGCCGCTGGCCGAGACTGAAAGAAAATGTGCCCGTACCTTTGCAACGCAGCTAGCATTGATGGAAGAGTACCCGGAATACAAGTTCTTACAGAGTCAACCCCATCTTTATATGATGGTAAAAAAACACTATCCCGAGCTTTACGAGAGGATCAAAGAAGCCGTCAAAAGGGGCCAGTTCATCCCAGAAGGTGGGATGTGGGTTGAGGCCGATACCAACATATCAGGTGGCGAAAGCCTAATCAGACAGTTCATACACGGGAAGCGCTTTTTCAAAGAAGAATTCGGCATAGATAGCCAGTTGTGCTGGCTGCCAGACGTGTTTGGCTATTCAGCCGCTCTGCCACAAATCATGAAAGGATGCGGCATCAAATACTTCTCTACCCAAAAGATATTCTGGGGCGCATACACCGGCGGCGAACCATTCCCTTATAACACCTTCATATGGGAAGGGATAGACGGCTCTGAGATTTTGGTACACCTACACAACGACTACAACTCCCATACCAATCCGGCTACTTTGATTCAACGCTGGAATGAACGTGTGCAAAAAGATGGCATATCCACGCGCCTGCTTCCCTTCGGCTATGGAGACGGAGGCGGCGGCCCAACGCGCGACCATCTAGAATACTTAAGGCGGTGCAAAGACCTAGAAGGGGTTCCCAGGACAAAGATTTGTCATCCTCTGGAATTCTTCTATGACCTAGAAAAACGCGGGTTCCCACAACACAGGTATGTGGGTGAGCTTTATTTCCAAGCACACCGCGGGACCTATACTTCTCAGGCTAGGACCAAAAGGGGTAACCGCAAAAGCGAAATAGCCCTTAGGGAAGCCGAAATGTGGGGAGCAACTGCTAGAGCACTTAAAGGATATGCCTTTCCGCTTCAAACTGTGGACCAGGCATGGAAGACTGTGTTGCTTAACCAGTTCCACGACATCCTGCCAGGCTCATCCATTCAAAGGGTATATGAGGAAGCCGAAGCAGATTATGAAAAGGTGATCTCCACCGCCAAAAAAATAGCACAAGAGGCTGCTTCCAGCCTGCTTGATAAAACCTCTGAAAAAGCCATTACGATATTCAATTCCCTCTCGTGGAACAGGGCAGTCATAGTATCGTTGCCCAAAGAGTTTGAAGGGGCTGTATTAGCTGATGGGCAACCATTGCCAATCCAGCAATCGGAAGATGGCTTGCTAGCTGAAGTTGAAGTGCCTTCCTGCGGTTGGATCACTCTGTATCCCGGAAGGGCAAAAACAGTTGAAAATACTCTTAAAATTACATCCCATTCGATGGAAAACGAGTTCTTGCGCATAAAATTCAACGATAAAGGCGAGATAGTAAGCATATTTGATAAAGAGGCTAATGTAGAACTTGCTGGTGGTCCTTGCAACAGCTTTAAGATGTATAAGGACGTTCCCAGCCATTGGGATGCCTGGGATATCGACAGTATGTATAGCTTAACGCCGGTTGAGCTAAATGAACCCGCTTCTTTCGAAGTGGTATCACAAGGGCCTTTAATGGCTATCCTCAGGGTCACAAGGAAACTCAATAATTCTCATATGACACAAGACATCATCCTGCGACGTAATAGCAGACGTGTGGATTTTGTGACCACCATTGACTGGCAAGAATCCCACAAACTGCTGAAAGTGGCGTTCCCGGTGAATATCCATACCAACGAGGGCGTACACGAAATACAGTTTGGCCATTTAAAGCGTCCCAATCATAAATCGCGTCCCTTTGATGCCGACCGGTTTGAGGTATGCAACCATAAGTGGACTGCCCTTATGGAAGAAAACCGGGGATTTGCAGTGTTAAATGATTGCAAGTATGGAGTAAATACCTTGGGCAACAGCATAAACCTGACGCTTCTCAGGGCGCCTTTGGCACCTGACATGAATGCCGACAAAGGTATTCAGCATTTCACCTATTCTTTCTACGCATGGAATGGCAGCTTTGCAGAAAGCGATGTAATTCGTGAGGCATACGACCTCAATTGCCCTGTAACGGTAGTCAACGGCGCTGCTGAAAAATCTGCCTCTTTGTTCTCGTTGGATGCAGCCAATATAATTCTTGAAACCGTAAAAGCGCCCGAGGATGGCTCCAATGACTTAATATTGAGGCTGTACGAGGCAAAACGCACGGCCACGCGCTGCACTCTATCGGTGGCTTTCCCCATCGCTGGAGCCGAACAAACTGATATGCTCGAAAATACCGAAAAAGAATTGACGGTTCAGGATAACAAGATAGAGCTGAATTTCAGGCCTTTTGAGATCAAAACCATACGCTTAAAATTGTCACAAATGGCACCGCAATAA
- the argB gene encoding acetylglutamate kinase, with product MDALIHKANILIEALPYIQQLSGKTVVIKYGGNAMISDDISRTIMQDITLLKYVGVNPIVVHGGGPEITKMLEALNIPSKFYKGLRITTKEAIEVVQMVLTGKINKDIVSQLNSLGGKAIGLCGKDANLIEVEPMEPVDGVDLGYVGKVKNINCKVLEILAKDEYIPVIAPIGVGPDGQSYNINADTVAGEVAAALKAEKLIFLTDVDGIRRDPQDPESIISVITVEEVYELIDKGIISGGMIPKVKGCIKSIEQGVKRTHIVNGTIPHPLLLEIFTDKGIGTMVTR from the coding sequence ATGGATGCCTTAATTCACAAAGCCAATATATTAATCGAAGCCTTGCCTTATATACAACAGCTAAGTGGTAAAACCGTCGTCATAAAATACGGCGGAAACGCTATGATCAGCGATGACATAAGCCGTACCATCATGCAGGATATCACCCTTCTCAAATATGTGGGGGTAAATCCCATTGTGGTGCATGGCGGTGGACCTGAAATTACCAAAATGCTTGAGGCTTTAAATATTCCATCGAAATTTTACAAAGGGTTGCGCATTACAACAAAAGAAGCCATTGAAGTGGTGCAAATGGTATTAACCGGTAAGATTAACAAAGATATAGTATCCCAGCTCAATTCACTTGGTGGCAAAGCTATAGGGCTGTGTGGGAAAGATGCAAACCTGATAGAAGTTGAACCCATGGAACCGGTAGATGGAGTTGACCTGGGCTATGTGGGAAAGGTTAAAAATATAAACTGTAAAGTTCTAGAAATATTAGCAAAGGATGAATACATTCCTGTAATTGCTCCCATAGGTGTAGGTCCTGATGGTCAAAGTTACAATATAAACGCCGATACAGTAGCAGGTGAAGTGGCTGCAGCTTTAAAAGCCGAAAAGCTGATATTTCTCACAGATGTTGATGGGATCAGGAGAGACCCACAAGATCCTGAATCAATCATATCAGTCATAACAGTAGAGGAGGTTTACGAACTGATAGATAAAGGTATAATCAGCGGCGGTATGATACCAAAGGTGAAGGGGTGCATAAAGAGCATCGAACAAGGCGTCAAACGCACTCACATAGTCAATGGCACAATCCCACATCCCCTCCTTTTAGAAATATTCACTGATAAAGGAATTGGCACAATGGTGACACGATAA
- a CDS encoding ferredoxin: MKVTVDQDLCISCGLCISTCGEVFHWNADDKAEAVATDVPPELEQDVQEAMDNCPTDAIKHA, translated from the coding sequence TTGAAGGTAACCGTCGACCAAGACTTGTGCATAAGCTGTGGACTGTGTATAAGCACATGTGGGGAGGTATTTCACTGGAACGCCGATGACAAGGCGGAGGCCGTGGCCACAGACGTGCCGCCCGAGCTAGAACAAGATGTGCAAGAGGCCATGGATAACTGTCCAACAGATGCTATTAAGCATGCATAA
- a CDS encoding NfeD family protein, with the protein MALIEVFEHLEWLMVLLFILGTVLVAIEFMTPGFGIAGTLGIISLVIGIVVASQVVSPPVLMVIIVVVLLTIVFLLLWVYRSATKGGKISRTLLLHSRLDRESGYTSVHLEDNLVGMEGVTLSMLRPSGTALIGNKRVDVVTEGEFIPQGTKVKVIKVEGFRIVVARADD; encoded by the coding sequence ATAGAGGTGTTTGAACACCTGGAATGGTTGATGGTACTGCTTTTCATATTGGGGACGGTGCTGGTGGCCATTGAGTTTATGACGCCCGGGTTTGGTATAGCGGGTACGCTTGGTATTATCTCACTGGTGATAGGCATAGTAGTTGCCTCTCAGGTAGTTTCTCCGCCTGTTTTGATGGTTATAATAGTGGTTGTCTTGTTGACCATTGTGTTTCTTTTGTTGTGGGTCTATCGTTCGGCAACAAAGGGAGGTAAAATATCTCGCACTTTGCTGCTTCATTCTAGGTTGGACAGGGAAAGTGGTTATACCAGCGTACACCTTGAGGATAATTTGGTGGGAATGGAGGGGGTTACTCTCTCCATGCTCAGGCCATCGGGTACCGCACTGATAGGCAACAAAAGGGTAGATGTGGTGACGGAAGGTGAGTTTATCCCTCAAGGTACAAAGGTGAAGGTAATCAAGGTAGAGGGCTTTCGCATTGTGGTGGCGCGGGCCGATGATTAA